From the Desulfosarcina sp. BuS5 genome, one window contains:
- a CDS encoding putative transposase produces MQKQLFPDIPKKKNDNTKMIGANLSLVFNRRNKHMITLKNRDIIVKKVDISDKPAKKIFVVDAVELGANKSLLAGALNISRQTIHNYIESKKKFGTEGLLGGYNPKMGKNLEQHRKSTQHKRIQGTKAVILAKERKAKRLENQKKQQELDFEFGEQLVSKDEQPFKSLHDWKFTRFAGIFPYLIVLISTNQWLKLIMGYFGSAYKIFLVFLLMVANNIKSIEQLKNINQKEAGLILGLNKLPPKRDVWQWFYAACNLRFSTSLCKLFFKQQLLGGLVSTCIWFADGHLLPYTGRRKIHLAFNTQRKMMMPGQTNIVTCDESGRIVDFQIQEGKGDLKTHIVELKKKWAKELTEPPIMVFDREGYGAPFFNSLIEDKIPFVTWEKHVDSKKLKELDDDCFNESFEMNNKKYRIFEGEKTFTLEENGKTKTFELRKIYLWNQTSNRRTCCLAWDDGRPITTLQCAQAILNRWGASENTFKHLHDRHPFHYHPGFKTLDSDKQLIANPAIKSIEKEIKTVRKKLDKKHKKNSRTKEVLNKDGSRRENSLKACLESGISQLEAELTKLLNEKKQLPEKVDVSTLEDYNSFKKIDNEGKNLFDFVTASLWNARKDMTDWLLCHYPNENEYVDLFYAITQSHGWIKSEADRVVVRLEPLQQPSRRKAQEQFCKRLNALSAYIPIGKILQIEVGSSPI; encoded by the coding sequence ATGCAAAAACAACTATTTCCAGATATACCAAAGAAAAAAAACGATAACACCAAAATGATTGGCGCAAATTTGTCGTTGGTTTTTAACAGAAGAAATAAGCACATGATTACCCTTAAAAACCGCGATATCATTGTTAAAAAGGTTGATATTTCTGACAAGCCGGCAAAAAAAATATTTGTTGTTGATGCCGTTGAATTGGGTGCGAATAAATCTTTATTGGCTGGTGCCCTTAATATTAGCAGACAAACGATACACAATTACATTGAGAGCAAAAAAAAATTTGGGACAGAAGGCTTATTGGGTGGATATAATCCCAAAATGGGCAAAAATCTTGAACAACATCGCAAGAGCACGCAGCACAAACGCATACAGGGCACCAAGGCTGTCATTCTCGCTAAAGAGAGAAAAGCTAAACGATTAGAAAATCAAAAAAAACAGCAGGAGCTTGATTTTGAATTCGGCGAACAACTTGTTTCAAAAGACGAACAACCATTTAAGAGCCTTCATGATTGGAAATTCACTCGTTTTGCAGGGATATTCCCTTATCTAATTGTTTTAATTAGTACAAATCAATGGCTTAAGCTGATAATGGGTTATTTTGGTTCTGCCTATAAAATATTTTTAGTTTTCTTGTTGATGGTCGCCAATAATATCAAATCCATAGAACAACTGAAAAATATTAACCAGAAAGAAGCGGGGCTTATTTTGGGCCTCAATAAATTGCCTCCAAAAAGAGATGTTTGGCAATGGTTCTATGCAGCTTGTAATTTACGATTTTCCACATCTCTTTGTAAATTATTTTTTAAGCAACAGCTTTTAGGCGGATTGGTCAGTACCTGTATATGGTTTGCAGATGGGCATCTGCTTCCATACACAGGCAGACGAAAAATTCATCTTGCCTTTAATACACAGCGCAAAATGATGATGCCGGGACAAACAAATATAGTTACATGCGATGAAAGTGGTCGTATTGTTGATTTTCAGATTCAAGAAGGAAAAGGCGATCTTAAAACTCATATTGTCGAACTGAAAAAAAAATGGGCCAAGGAACTTACAGAGCCTCCCATCATGGTCTTTGACAGAGAAGGGTATGGCGCTCCATTTTTTAACTCTCTTATTGAAGATAAAATTCCCTTTGTTACTTGGGAAAAACACGTTGATTCAAAAAAACTCAAGGAGTTAGATGATGATTGTTTTAACGAATCCTTTGAGATGAACAACAAAAAATACCGCATTTTCGAGGGTGAAAAGACCTTCACCCTGGAGGAAAATGGTAAAACTAAAACCTTTGAACTCAGGAAAATTTATCTTTGGAATCAGACCAGCAACCGTCGGACATGCTGTCTTGCATGGGATGACGGCAGACCTATAACTACTCTTCAATGCGCACAAGCTATATTGAACCGCTGGGGTGCCTCTGAAAATACATTTAAACACCTCCATGACAGGCATCCTTTTCATTATCACCCCGGCTTTAAAACATTAGATAGCGATAAACAGCTTATAGCAAATCCTGCTATCAAATCCATTGAGAAAGAAATTAAGACCGTACGTAAAAAGCTTGATAAAAAGCATAAAAAAAATTCAAGGACTAAGGAAGTTTTAAACAAAGATGGCTCAAGGCGCGAAAACAGCTTGAAAGCCTGTTTAGAATCAGGAATAAGCCAGTTAGAGGCAGAGCTCACAAAGCTCCTCAATGAGAAAAAACAACTGCCTGAAAAGGTGGATGTTTCTACTCTTGAGGATTATAATTCCTTTAAGAAGATTGATAATGAAGGAAAAAATCTTTTTGATTTTGTTACAGCTTCATTATGGAATGCGCGTAAGGATATGACTGACTGGTTATTGTGTCATTACCCGAATGAAAATGAATATGTGGACTTGTTTTATGCCATCACTCAGTCTCATGGATGGATCAAATCTGAAGCAGACAGAGTGGTTGTCCGATTGGAGCCTCTTCAACAACCAAGCCGCCGAAAAGCGCAGGAACAATTTTGTAAAAGATTGAATGCATTAAGCGCCTATATTCCGATTGGAAAAATATTACAGATTGAAGTTGGTTCGTCACCTATTTAA
- the ltrA gene encoding group II intron reverse transcriptase/maturase — MGDTQMSQTISTKSREIARTVACNSRPIEWGQPPVLTGGSSLIKIELLAQSNPELVFTSVVHRIDFDLLKQSFRKIRKSKSAGVDKVTAKEYAENLDQNLYNLYERLRRGQYVASPVKRIWIDKEGGKKRPIGIPVLEDKIVQKAAAAILNVIFDRNFYNFSHAFRKGRSQHMAIKDLREQCLKQNISWIVSADITGLFDNINHELLKDMIRRRVSDGGMIRLIGKWLNAGVMEEGNLTYSETGTPQGGVISPVLSNIFLHYVLDDWYVKEVIPRMKGRCSIIRWADDFILGFEYEKDALRVMDVLPRRFEQFELSLHPEKTKLIRFSKRISGKGNGTFDFLGFTFYWSKSLKGYMVIKKKTARKRSSRFMKRIWIWCKDNRHKPMAEQYEILCSKLRGFYQYFGVISNYKVLEVVFEYTEKAWRRWLSRRSHKGEVMFEDLRTTYPLPLPRIVHNI, encoded by the coding sequence ATGGGAGATACACAGATGTCACAAACCATATCAACAAAAAGCCGAGAAATTGCAAGAACGGTCGCTTGCAATTCCAGACCGATAGAATGGGGACAACCACCGGTGTTAACAGGTGGGTCATCCCTTATCAAAATCGAGCTGCTTGCTCAAAGTAATCCTGAACTGGTATTTACATCAGTAGTCCATCGGATAGACTTTGATTTACTGAAACAATCCTTTCGTAAAATTCGGAAAAGCAAATCTGCAGGAGTGGACAAGGTTACGGCAAAGGAGTATGCCGAAAATCTTGATCAAAACCTCTATAATCTGTATGAACGACTGCGGAGAGGACAGTACGTTGCGTCTCCTGTAAAGCGTATCTGGATAGACAAGGAAGGAGGGAAAAAGCGTCCAATTGGCATACCTGTACTTGAGGATAAAATTGTCCAGAAAGCAGCAGCAGCCATATTGAATGTCATATTTGACAGGAATTTTTACAATTTTTCCCATGCATTCAGAAAAGGTCGGAGCCAACACATGGCAATCAAAGATTTACGTGAGCAATGCTTGAAGCAGAATATCAGCTGGATAGTAAGCGCAGATATTACAGGACTATTTGACAATATTAATCACGAGTTACTTAAAGACATGATACGTCGGAGAGTAAGTGACGGCGGAATGATTCGCCTGATAGGGAAGTGGTTGAATGCAGGCGTAATGGAGGAAGGCAACCTGACGTACTCTGAAACGGGCACTCCACAGGGAGGAGTAATTTCCCCTGTGCTCAGTAATATCTTTCTTCATTATGTTTTAGATGACTGGTACGTGAAAGAAGTGATCCCCCGGATGAAAGGGAGATGCTCCATCATACGCTGGGCGGATGATTTCATCCTCGGGTTCGAGTATGAAAAAGACGCATTGCGTGTCATGGATGTATTACCCAGGCGGTTCGAACAGTTCGAGCTGTCACTTCACCCGGAAAAGACAAAACTGATTCGATTTTCCAAACGCATTAGCGGAAAGGGAAACGGGACGTTTGATTTTTTAGGGTTTACATTTTACTGGTCAAAATCATTAAAAGGGTACATGGTAATAAAGAAAAAGACGGCAAGAAAGCGTTCAAGCCGTTTTATGAAGAGAATATGGATATGGTGCAAGGATAACCGTCATAAGCCAATGGCCGAGCAGTATGAGATTCTTTGCAGTAAACTGCGAGGTTTTTACCAGTACTTTGGAGTAATAAGTAACTACAAAGTGCTGGAAGTTGTGTTTGAATATACTGAGAAAGCATGGCGTCGATGGTTAAGCCGAAGAAGTCACAAGGGCGAAGTAATGTTCGAGGACTTGCGCACAACATACCCACTGCCATTACCCAGAATAGTCCATAATATTTGA
- a CDS encoding ATP-binding protein, translated as MKKLPIGISTFRDIIEEGYVYIDKTFFVKKLVDSGRYYFLSRPRRFGKSLFLDTLKSAFEGKKELFKGLYLENHWDWEAEYPVIKISFGAGLLRNRTELDQTFKAMFSRWEEKFDIKLADLNYKENFKELIEKLYHRYNQKVVILVDEYDKPILDNITDQNKAEEMRENLKNFYSVIKDSDACIKFVFLTGVSKFSKVSLFSGLNNLEDITLNRDYSIICGYTQNDLEREFADRLQQADLNEIKKWYNGYNWLGESVYNPFDILLFLSNNCEFRNYWFETGSPAFLIKLFKKNKYFIPDLEKVEVSESLLGSFDVDFIELETLLFQAGYLTIKKQKRVGPRLKYELEYPNIEVQYSLNDYILDYLISDPVGKSRHQDALYYSLEAGDPERLHSAMKLLFAAIPYNNFSKSRIHEYEGYYASVIYSYFAALGIELIAEDVTNKGRIDLTLKLDDKVYIIEFKVAENSDDDKEKDLPLQQIKKKGYSEKYTDKQKSVYLIGITFSKKERNVSSFEWEMVELK; from the coding sequence ATGAAAAAGCTGCCAATCGGAATTTCAACATTCAGGGATATCATTGAAGAGGGATATGTTTACATCGACAAGACTTTTTTTGTTAAAAAACTTGTCGATAGTGGAAGATACTATTTTCTATCGCGTCCCCGCAGATTCGGCAAGAGCCTTTTCCTTGACACATTAAAATCTGCTTTTGAAGGAAAAAAGGAATTATTTAAGGGCTTGTACCTTGAAAATCATTGGGACTGGGAAGCAGAGTATCCTGTAATAAAGATAAGCTTTGGCGCCGGTCTCCTGCGGAACAGGACCGAGCTTGATCAAACCTTTAAGGCAATGTTTTCAAGATGGGAAGAAAAATTTGATATTAAATTAGCGGATCTTAATTATAAAGAGAATTTTAAAGAATTAATAGAAAAGCTGTATCATCGTTATAATCAGAAAGTAGTAATTTTAGTTGACGAATACGACAAGCCCATTCTTGATAATATCACAGATCAAAACAAAGCGGAAGAGATGCGGGAAAACCTGAAAAATTTTTATTCCGTGATTAAAGATTCAGATGCTTGTATTAAATTTGTATTTTTAACAGGAGTCTCAAAATTTTCAAAAGTAAGCCTCTTTAGCGGGCTCAATAACCTTGAAGATATAACCCTTAATCGTGATTATTCAATTATTTGCGGTTATACTCAAAATGATCTTGAAAGGGAATTTGCAGACAGGTTGCAGCAGGCTGATTTAAATGAAATAAAAAAGTGGTATAATGGTTACAACTGGCTTGGTGAATCGGTTTATAATCCTTTTGATATCCTTTTGTTTTTGTCTAATAATTGTGAATTCAGGAACTACTGGTTTGAAACAGGCAGTCCTGCTTTTTTAATAAAACTTTTTAAAAAAAATAAGTATTTCATACCTGATCTTGAAAAAGTAGAAGTCTCGGAAAGTCTCCTGGGAAGTTTTGATGTCGATTTTATTGAGCTTGAAACACTTCTTTTTCAAGCCGGATATCTGACCATAAAAAAACAAAAACGGGTTGGGCCCAGGTTAAAATATGAACTTGAATATCCGAATATAGAGGTACAGTATTCTCTCAACGATTATATTCTTGATTATTTGATATCTGATCCGGTCGGCAAATCAAGGCACCAGGATGCGCTTTATTATTCCCTTGAAGCAGGTGATCCTGAAAGGCTGCATTCCGCTATGAAACTTTTGTTTGCAGCTATTCCGTATAATAACTTTTCCAAAAGCAGGATCCATGAATATGAGGGATATTATGCCTCGGTGATCTACAGCTATTTTGCCGCTCTTGGGATTGAACTGATAGCAGAGGATGTGACCAATAAAGGCAGGATCGATTTAACTTTAAAACTCGATGACAAGGTTTATATAATTGAATTCAAGGTAGCGGAAAATTCGGATGATGATAAGGAGAAGGACTTGCCTTTGCAACAGATAAAGAAAAAAGGGTACAGTGAAAAATATACAGACAAACAAAAATCAGTTTATCTGATAGGGATCACCTTTAGCAAAAAAGAGAGAAATGTCAGCTCCTTTGAATGGGAAATGGTGGAATTGAAATGA